The proteins below come from a single Salinivibrio kushneri genomic window:
- the rpoC gene encoding DNA-directed RNA polymerase subunit beta', translating to MKDLLKFLKAQHKTEEFDSIKIGLASPDMIRSWSFGEVKKPETINYRTFKPERDGLFCARIFGPVKDYECLCGKYKRLKHRGVICEKCGVEVTQTKVRRERMGHIELASPVAHIWFLKSLPSRIGLLMDMPLRDIERVLYFESYIVIEPGMTNLERGQMMSEEQYLDALEEWGDEFDARMGAEAVKALLANMDLSVETEQMREQLEETNSETKRKKITKRLKLVESFLQSGNNPEWMILTVLPVLPPDLRPLVPLDGGRFATSDLNDLYRRVINRNNRLKRLLDLAAPDIIVRNEKRMLQESVDAMLDNGRRGRAITGSNKRPLKSLADMIKGKQGRFRQNLLGKRVDYSGRSVITVGPYLRLHQCGLPKKMALELFKPFIYGKLETRGLATTIKAAKKMVEREEAVVWDILDEVIREHPVLLNRAPTLHRLGIQAFEPVLIEGKAIQLHPLVCAAYNADFDGDQMAVHVPLTLEAQLEARALMMSTNNILSPASGDPIIVPSQDVVLGLYYMTREKVNGKGEGMYLAGPGEAEKVYRTGHAELHSRVKVRIKQIDIDEMGARTEKEELVDTTVGRAMLWTIVPDGLPYELVNQPLGKKQISNLLNTCYRKLGLKDTVIFADQIMYTGFAYSALSGTSVGIDDMVIPQAKYDLIEAAESEVAEIQEQFQSGLVTAGERYNKVIDIWAAANEQVAKAMMDNLSNETVINRDGEEETQSSFNSVYMMADSGARGSAAQIRQLAGMRGLMAKPDGSIIETPITANFREGLNVLQYFISTHGARKGLADTALKTANSGYLTRRLVDVAQDVVVTETDCGTEGGIHMMAVIEGGDVKEALRERVLGRVVAEDVLKPGTEEVLAPRNTLLDEKWCDILEHHSVDKVKVRSVVTCETDFGCCANCYGRDLARGHLVNHGESVGVIAAQSIGEPGTQLTMRTFHIGGAASRAAAENNIQVKNKGSMHLHNVKSVTNSDGKLVITSRASEMTIVDEFGRTKESYKVPYGAMLSKQDGEAVEAGDVVANWDPHTMPIITEVEGSLRFVDMIDGATMQRQTDELTGLSSIVVMDASERPSSGKDKRPAVKLVDAQGNDVMVPGTDMPVQYFLPGKAIVQLDDGASVGIGDTLARIPQESGGTKDITGGLPRVADLFEARKPKEPAILAEITGTVSFGKETKGKRRLIITPEEGKAYEEMIPKWRQLNVFEGEKVEKGDVIADGPESPHDILRLRGIHAVAEYITNEVQDVYRLQGVKINDKHIETIVRQMLRKVTIKSAGDTEFLEGEQVEYSRVMIANRDLEAEGKQPATFGRDLLGITKASLATESFISAASFQETTRVLTEAAVAGKRDDLRGLKENVIVGRLIPAGTGFAYHKDRQAKRAEPEQPVAPQVDAEQASQDLAALLNAGLNDDS from the coding sequence GTGAAAGACTTACTTAAGTTTCTGAAAGCACAACATAAGACCGAAGAATTTGATTCGATCAAAATCGGTCTTGCCTCACCTGACATGATTCGCTCATGGTCATTTGGTGAAGTGAAAAAGCCAGAAACCATTAACTACCGTACCTTTAAGCCTGAACGTGACGGTTTGTTCTGTGCACGTATCTTTGGCCCGGTCAAAGACTATGAGTGTCTTTGCGGTAAGTACAAGCGCCTCAAGCACCGCGGCGTCATTTGTGAAAAATGTGGCGTTGAAGTTACTCAGACCAAAGTACGCCGTGAGCGTATGGGTCACATTGAGCTGGCTTCTCCTGTTGCCCACATTTGGTTCCTGAAGTCGCTGCCATCGCGCATCGGCTTGCTGATGGACATGCCACTGCGTGACATCGAGCGTGTGCTTTACTTTGAGTCGTATATTGTGATTGAACCAGGCATGACCAACCTAGAGCGTGGTCAGATGATGTCTGAGGAACAATACCTAGACGCACTTGAAGAATGGGGCGACGAATTTGACGCGCGTATGGGCGCTGAAGCAGTCAAAGCACTGCTAGCGAACATGGATCTGTCGGTTGAGACAGAACAAATGCGTGAGCAGCTCGAAGAGACCAACTCTGAGACCAAGCGTAAGAAGATCACCAAGCGTTTGAAGCTGGTTGAATCCTTCTTGCAATCAGGTAACAACCCTGAATGGATGATCCTGACCGTGCTGCCCGTGTTGCCGCCGGATCTGCGTCCATTGGTGCCGTTGGATGGTGGCCGCTTTGCGACATCAGATCTTAACGACCTGTATCGCCGCGTGATCAACCGTAACAACCGTTTGAAGCGCCTGCTTGATCTTGCTGCACCAGACATCATCGTGCGCAACGAAAAGCGCATGCTGCAAGAGTCTGTGGATGCGATGCTGGATAACGGTCGTCGTGGCCGTGCGATCACTGGATCGAACAAGCGTCCGCTGAAATCGCTGGCTGACATGATCAAAGGTAAGCAGGGTCGTTTCCGTCAGAACCTGCTGGGTAAACGTGTTGATTACTCTGGCCGTTCGGTAATTACCGTGGGTCCATACTTGCGTCTGCATCAGTGTGGTCTGCCAAAGAAAATGGCACTAGAGCTATTTAAACCGTTTATCTACGGCAAGCTTGAGACTCGTGGTCTCGCGACCACCATTAAAGCGGCCAAGAAGATGGTTGAGCGCGAAGAAGCTGTGGTATGGGATATCTTGGATGAAGTCATCCGTGAACACCCAGTCCTGCTGAACCGTGCACCAACGCTTCACCGTTTGGGTATCCAAGCGTTTGAACCTGTGCTTATCGAAGGTAAAGCGATTCAGTTGCACCCATTGGTGTGTGCGGCCTATAACGCTGACTTCGATGGTGACCAGATGGCTGTTCACGTACCGCTGACGCTGGAAGCCCAGCTCGAAGCGCGTGCGTTGATGATGTCTACTAACAACATCCTATCGCCAGCATCCGGTGATCCTATCATCGTACCGTCTCAGGACGTGGTACTGGGTCTTTATTATATGACCCGTGAGAAGGTGAACGGTAAAGGCGAAGGCATGTACTTGGCTGGCCCAGGTGAAGCTGAAAAAGTTTACCGTACCGGTCATGCTGAACTGCATAGCCGCGTAAAAGTGCGCATCAAGCAAATCGATATCGATGAGATGGGTGCTCGCACTGAGAAAGAAGAGTTAGTCGATACCACAGTTGGCCGTGCCATGCTGTGGACGATTGTCCCAGATGGCCTGCCATACGAGTTGGTTAACCAGCCGCTGGGCAAAAAGCAAATCTCTAACTTGCTCAACACCTGTTACCGTAAGCTGGGTCTGAAAGATACCGTTATCTTTGCTGACCAAATCATGTACACAGGTTTTGCGTACTCAGCGCTGTCGGGCACCTCTGTCGGTATCGACGACATGGTGATCCCACAAGCGAAATACGATCTGATTGAAGCGGCTGAAAGCGAAGTTGCGGAAATCCAAGAGCAATTCCAGTCGGGTCTGGTGACCGCTGGTGAGCGCTATAACAAAGTGATCGATATTTGGGCGGCGGCGAACGAGCAAGTCGCGAAAGCCATGATGGATAACCTGTCTAATGAGACAGTGATTAACCGCGACGGTGAAGAAGAGACACAAAGCTCGTTCAACAGTGTTTACATGATGGCCGATTCAGGCGCACGTGGTTCTGCTGCACAGATTCGTCAGCTCGCCGGTATGCGTGGTCTGATGGCGAAACCGGATGGCTCGATCATCGAAACGCCGATCACCGCGAACTTCCGTGAAGGTTTGAACGTACTTCAGTACTTTATTTCCACGCACGGTGCGCGTAAAGGTCTGGCGGATACGGCATTGAAGACAGCGAACTCAGGTTACCTGACTCGTCGTCTGGTTGACGTTGCCCAAGACGTGGTGGTAACCGAAACCGATTGTGGCACCGAAGGCGGTATCCACATGATGGCGGTTATCGAAGGCGGTGACGTAAAAGAAGCGCTGCGTGAGCGTGTGCTTGGTCGTGTCGTGGCCGAAGATGTGCTCAAACCGGGTACAGAAGAAGTGCTGGCACCACGCAATACTCTGTTGGACGAGAAATGGTGTGACATCCTTGAACACCACTCTGTCGACAAGGTAAAAGTGCGCTCTGTCGTGACCTGTGAAACTGACTTTGGTTGCTGTGCGAACTGTTACGGGCGTGACTTGGCACGTGGTCACTTGGTTAATCACGGTGAATCTGTGGGCGTTATCGCGGCACAGTCTATCGGTGAGCCAGGTACCCAGCTGACCATGCGTACCTTCCACATTGGTGGTGCCGCATCGCGTGCAGCAGCAGAAAACAACATCCAGGTGAAGAACAAAGGTTCTATGCACCTGCACAATGTGAAATCTGTGACCAATAGCGACGGTAAGCTAGTGATTACCTCGCGTGCGTCAGAGATGACCATTGTGGATGAGTTTGGCCGTACCAAAGAGAGCTACAAAGTGCCTTACGGTGCCATGCTGAGCAAGCAAGACGGCGAAGCCGTTGAAGCCGGCGACGTAGTGGCTAACTGGGACCCACACACCATGCCAATCATCACCGAGGTAGAAGGTAGCCTTCGCTTCGTGGATATGATTGATGGTGCGACTATGCAGCGTCAAACGGACGAGCTCACCGGTCTGTCTTCTATCGTGGTCATGGATGCGTCTGAGCGCCCATCATCCGGTAAAGACAAGCGCCCTGCGGTGAAGTTGGTGGATGCGCAAGGCAACGATGTGATGGTACCTGGCACTGATATGCCAGTTCAGTACTTCTTGCCAGGTAAAGCGATCGTTCAACTGGACGACGGTGCAAGCGTTGGTATTGGTGACACCCTTGCTCGTATCCCGCAAGAAAGCGGCGGTACCAAGGATATCACTGGTGGTCTACCACGTGTTGCTGACCTATTTGAAGCACGTAAGCCAAAAGAGCCGGCTATCTTGGCAGAGATCACAGGTACTGTTTCCTTCGGTAAAGAAACCAAAGGTAAGCGCCGCCTGATTATCACGCCAGAAGAGGGTAAAGCTTACGAAGAGATGATTCCAAAATGGCGTCAGCTCAACGTATTCGAAGGTGAAAAAGTCGAGAAAGGTGATGTGATCGCAGACGGTCCTGAATCACCACACGACATTCTGCGCTTGCGTGGCATTCACGCGGTAGCAGAATACATCACTAACGAAGTCCAAGACGTTTACCGTCTGCAGGGCGTTAAGATCAACGATAAGCACATCGAGACCATCGTGCGTCAGATGTTGCGTAAGGTGACCATTAAGTCTGCGGGTGATACCGAGTTCTTGGAAGGCGAGCAGGTGGAATACTCACGTGTGATGATTGCTAACCGCGATCTGGAAGCGGAAGGCAAGCAGCCGGCGACCTTTGGTCGTGATCTGCTGGGTATCACCAAAGCCTCGTTGGCGACTGAGTCATTCATCTCAGCGGCATCGTTCCAGGAAACCACGCGCGTGCTGACTGAAGCAGCCGTGGCAGGTAAACGTGATGACTTGCGTGGTCTCAAAGAGAACGTGATTGTGGGTCGTCTGATCCCAGCCGGTACTGGCTTCGCGTATCACAAAGACCGTCAAGCAAAACGTGCCGAGCCAGAGCAGCCTGTTGCGCCTCAGGTCGATGCAGAGCAAGCATCGCAAGATCTTGCCGCGCTACTGAACGCGGGCCTGAACGACGATAGCTAA
- the rpoB gene encoding DNA-directed RNA polymerase subunit beta — MVYSYTEKKRIRKDFGKRPQVLDVPYLLSIQLESFKNFIEQDPEGQYGLEAAFRSVFPIQSYNGNSELQYVSYRLGEPVFDVKECQIRGVTYSAPLRVKLRLVMFDKDAPAGTVKDIKEQEVYMGEIPLMTENGTFVINGTERVIVSQLHRSPGVFFDSDKGKTHSSGKVLYNARVIPYRGSWLDFEFDPKDIVYVRIDRRRKLPASIILRALEYTTEEILDLFFEKVVFEVKGKSLVMELVPDRLRGETASFDIEADGKVYVEQGRRITARHIRQLTKDNVDHIEVPVEYIAGKISAREYVNQDTGEVIVSANQEVSLETLAQLSQAGHKRIETLFTNDLDHGPYMSDTLRIDNTTDRLTALVEIYRMMRPGEPPTREAAEQLFESLFFSDDRYDLSSVGRMKFNSSLGRDDLTGPGVLSKEDIIEVMRKLIHIRNGIGEVDDIDHLGNRRIRSVGEMAENQFRVGLVRVERAVKERLSLGDLDNVMPQDLINAKPISAAVKEFFGSSQLSQFMDQNNPLSEVTHKRRISALGPGGLTRERAGFEVRDVHATHYGRLCPIETPEGPNIGLINSLSAFARCNAYGFLETPYRKVVDGKVTDQIDYLSAIEEGHYVIAQANAALNEDGSFTDELITARKTGESGLHPRDHVQYMDVATNQVVSVAASLIPFLEHDDANRALMGANMQRQAVPTLRAQKPLVGTGIERNVAVDSGVTAVAKRGGTIQSVDASRIVVKVNEDELVPGEAGIDIYSLIKYTRSNQNTCINQRPTVMPGHEVAKGDVLADGPSTDLGELALGQNMRIAFMPWNGYNFEDSILISERVAQEDRLTTIHIQELSCVARDTKLGSEEITADIPNVGEAALSKLDESGVVYIGAEVKGGDIMVGKVTPKGETQLTPEEKLLRAIFGEKASDVKDSSLRVPNGVSGTVIDVQVFTRDGVEKDKRALEIEEMQLKEAKKDLTEEFSILEGGLMARVRTLLSQAGYTDSQLDNMDRQTMLTQTLDDEAQQTQLEQLAEQYDEIKADFDKKFDTKRRKITQGDDLAPGVLKIVKVYLAVKRRIQPGDKMAGRHGNKGVISKINPIEDMPYDETGEPVDLVLNPLGVPSRMNIGQILETHLGLAAKGIGDKINRMLKEQQELAKFREFLQKVYDLGDTRQEVDISKLTDEEVRTLINNLRDGLPTASPVFDGAPEPVVKELLKLGDLPESGQLDLYDGRTGEKFERPVTVGYMYMLKLNHLVDDKMHARSTGSYSLVTQQPLGGKAQFGGQRFGEMEVWALEAYGAAYTLQEMLTVKSDDVNGRTKMYKNIVDGDHRMEPGMPESFNVLLKEIRSLGINIELEDE; from the coding sequence ATGGTTTACTCTTATACCGAGAAAAAGCGTATCCGTAAGGATTTTGGTAAGCGTCCGCAAGTTCTGGACGTGCCATACTTGCTGTCGATCCAGCTTGAATCTTTTAAGAACTTTATCGAGCAGGATCCAGAAGGGCAATACGGTCTTGAAGCTGCCTTTCGCTCTGTCTTTCCAATTCAGAGCTACAACGGCAATTCCGAGCTGCAATACGTTAGCTATCGTCTCGGTGAGCCAGTTTTCGATGTCAAAGAATGCCAAATTCGCGGCGTAACCTATTCGGCCCCACTACGCGTCAAACTGCGCTTGGTGATGTTTGATAAGGATGCCCCGGCTGGTACCGTTAAAGACATCAAAGAACAAGAAGTCTATATGGGCGAAATTCCGCTCATGACTGAAAATGGTACCTTTGTCATCAATGGTACTGAGAGGGTTATCGTATCCCAGCTGCACCGTAGTCCGGGCGTCTTTTTCGACAGCGATAAGGGTAAAACCCATTCCTCAGGAAAAGTGCTATATAACGCACGCGTGATCCCATACCGTGGTTCATGGTTGGATTTCGAATTCGATCCTAAGGATATCGTATACGTTCGTATCGATCGTCGTCGTAAGCTGCCAGCTTCGATTATTCTGCGTGCGCTGGAATACACCACTGAAGAGATTCTAGACCTGTTCTTCGAAAAAGTTGTGTTCGAAGTAAAAGGCAAATCTCTGGTGATGGAGTTGGTACCTGATCGCCTACGTGGTGAAACCGCAAGCTTTGATATCGAAGCTGATGGCAAAGTCTACGTGGAGCAGGGTCGTCGAATCACTGCGCGTCATATCCGTCAGTTGACGAAAGATAACGTTGATCACATCGAAGTGCCAGTTGAGTACATTGCGGGCAAGATTTCTGCACGTGAGTATGTCAATCAGGACACAGGTGAAGTGATTGTCTCGGCTAACCAAGAGGTGAGCCTGGAGACACTGGCGCAGTTGTCGCAAGCAGGTCACAAACGTATCGAAACCCTGTTTACCAATGATCTGGACCATGGCCCGTACATGTCCGATACCTTGCGTATCGACAACACTACGGACCGTCTGACTGCGCTGGTCGAAATCTATCGCATGATGCGTCCTGGCGAGCCACCAACGCGTGAAGCCGCCGAGCAACTGTTTGAGAGCCTGTTCTTCTCAGACGACCGCTATGATTTATCATCGGTTGGTCGCATGAAGTTCAACAGCTCGTTGGGTCGTGACGACCTCACCGGGCCTGGCGTACTGAGCAAAGAAGACATCATCGAGGTGATGCGTAAACTTATCCATATCCGTAACGGTATTGGTGAAGTGGACGATATCGATCACCTGGGTAACCGCCGTATTCGCTCTGTGGGTGAAATGGCAGAAAACCAGTTCCGTGTTGGTTTGGTACGTGTAGAGCGTGCAGTTAAAGAGCGTTTGAGCTTGGGCGATCTCGATAACGTGATGCCACAAGACTTGATTAACGCCAAGCCTATCTCTGCGGCAGTGAAAGAGTTCTTTGGCTCTTCTCAGCTGTCACAGTTTATGGACCAAAACAACCCATTGTCTGAGGTGACGCACAAGCGTCGTATCTCTGCCTTGGGTCCAGGTGGTCTGACGCGTGAGCGTGCTGGCTTTGAAGTGCGTGACGTTCACGCGACGCACTACGGTCGTCTTTGTCCGATCGAAACACCGGAAGGGCCGAACATCGGTCTGATTAACTCACTGTCTGCGTTTGCGCGTTGCAACGCTTATGGCTTCCTCGAAACACCTTACCGGAAAGTCGTTGACGGTAAAGTGACGGATCAAATCGATTACTTGTCAGCGATCGAAGAAGGTCACTACGTCATTGCGCAGGCAAACGCCGCGTTAAATGAAGATGGCTCATTCACTGACGAACTGATCACGGCGCGTAAGACAGGCGAATCAGGCTTGCACCCACGTGACCATGTCCAGTACATGGACGTTGCGACCAATCAGGTCGTATCGGTGGCCGCTTCTCTGATCCCGTTCCTTGAGCATGACGATGCGAACCGTGCCTTGATGGGCGCGAACATGCAACGTCAGGCTGTGCCAACATTGCGTGCGCAAAAGCCGCTGGTTGGTACGGGTATCGAGCGTAATGTCGCCGTTGACTCTGGTGTGACCGCGGTAGCAAAACGTGGCGGTACCATTCAGTCTGTTGACGCCTCACGTATCGTAGTGAAAGTGAATGAAGATGAATTGGTACCAGGCGAAGCCGGTATCGACATCTACAGCTTGATCAAATACACACGTTCTAACCAGAACACCTGTATTAACCAGCGTCCAACTGTGATGCCGGGCCACGAAGTGGCAAAAGGTGATGTACTGGCTGACGGCCCATCGACTGACTTGGGCGAGCTGGCACTGGGTCAGAACATGCGTATCGCGTTTATGCCGTGGAACGGTTACAACTTTGAGGATTCCATCCTTATCTCTGAGCGTGTTGCTCAGGAAGACCGTTTGACCACTATCCACATTCAAGAGCTGTCTTGTGTGGCGCGTGACACCAAACTGGGTAGCGAAGAAATCACCGCGGATATTCCAAACGTGGGTGAAGCAGCGCTGTCTAAGCTGGATGAATCAGGGGTTGTGTATATCGGTGCCGAAGTGAAAGGCGGCGATATCATGGTCGGCAAAGTAACGCCAAAAGGCGAAACACAACTGACACCAGAAGAGAAACTGCTGCGTGCAATTTTCGGTGAAAAAGCGTCTGACGTGAAAGACTCGTCACTGCGCGTGCCGAACGGTGTATCAGGCACGGTTATCGATGTACAAGTCTTTACTCGCGATGGCGTAGAAAAAGACAAGCGTGCACTCGAAATCGAAGAAATGCAGCTGAAAGAAGCCAAGAAAGACCTGACCGAGGAGTTCTCTATCCTTGAAGGCGGTCTGATGGCGCGTGTTCGCACACTGCTTTCTCAAGCCGGTTATACCGACAGCCAGCTCGACAACATGGATCGTCAGACCATGCTGACGCAAACGCTGGATGATGAAGCACAGCAAACCCAGCTCGAGCAATTGGCTGAGCAATACGACGAAATCAAAGCGGACTTTGATAAGAAATTCGACACCAAGCGTCGCAAGATCACTCAAGGTGATGACCTTGCGCCAGGTGTGCTGAAGATTGTTAAAGTTTACCTCGCGGTGAAACGTCGCATTCAGCCAGGCGATAAAATGGCCGGTCGTCACGGTAACAAAGGTGTTATCTCTAAGATCAACCCGATCGAAGATATGCCTTACGATGAGACAGGCGAGCCTGTTGACTTGGTACTGAACCCACTGGGTGTACCTTCGCGGATGAACATCGGTCAGATCCTAGAAACTCACTTGGGTCTGGCGGCGAAAGGTATTGGTGACAAGATCAACCGCATGCTCAAAGAGCAGCAAGAGTTAGCGAAGTTCCGAGAGTTCTTGCAGAAGGTCTATGATCTGGGTGATACCCGTCAGGAAGTGGACATCAGTAAACTGACTGACGAGGAAGTTCGCACGCTGATCAATAACCTGCGTGATGGTCTGCCAACGGCATCTCCTGTCTTTGATGGTGCACCTGAGCCTGTTGTTAAAGAGCTCTTAAAACTGGGTGATTTGCCAGAGTCAGGTCAGCTTGATCTTTACGATGGCCGTACCGGTGAGAAGTTTGAGCGTCCGGTAACCGTGGGTTACATGTACATGCTGAAACTGAACCACTTGGTTGACGACAAGATGCACGCCCGTTCTACTGGCTCATACAGCCTGGTGACACAGCAGCCGCTGGGTGGTAAGGCACAGTTCGGTGGTCAGCGCTTCGGTGAGATGGAAGTGTGGGCACTGGAAGCATACGGTGCTGCCTATACCCTGCAAGAAATGCTCACCGTGAAGTCGGATGACGTTAATGGCCGTACTAAGATGTATAAAAACATCGTTGATGGCGACCATCGTATGGAGCCGGGCATGCCGGAATCTTTCAACGTATTGCTGAAAGAAATCCGCTCGTTGGGTATCAACATCGAGCTGGAAGACGAGTAA
- the rplL gene encoding 50S ribosomal protein L7/L12, which translates to MSITNEQILDAIADMSVMQVVELIEAMEEKFGVSAAAAVVAGGAAEGGAAEEQTEFDVILTEAGANKVAVIKAVRGATGLGLKEAKALVDGAPAPLKEGVEKEEADALKAQLEEAGASVEVK; encoded by the coding sequence ATGTCTATCACTAACGAGCAAATCCTAGACGCAATTGCAGACATGTCTGTAATGCAAGTTGTTGAGCTTATCGAAGCTATGGAAGAAAAATTCGGCGTATCAGCGGCAGCAGCCGTTGTTGCTGGCGGTGCTGCTGAAGGCGGCGCAGCTGAAGAGCAAACCGAGTTTGACGTTATCCTAACTGAAGCGGGTGCGAACAAAGTAGCCGTTATCAAAGCGGTTCGTGGCGCAACTGGTCTAGGCCTGAAAGAAGCGAAAGCGCTTGTTGACGGCGCGCCAGCACCTCTGAAAGAAGGTGTTGAGAAAGAAGAAGCTGACGCGCTTAAAGCTCAGCTAGAAGAAGCTGGTGCTTCTGTTGAAGTTAAGTAA
- the rplJ gene encoding 50S ribosomal protein L10 codes for MALNLQDKKAIVAEVNEAASGALSAVVADSRGVAVDAMTSLRKQAREAGVYMKVVRNTLARRAVEGTEYECLQDTFVGPTLIAFSNEHPGAAARLFKDFAKENKEFEVKSAAFEGAITDPEVLATLPTYDEAIARLMMGLKEASAGKLVRTIAAVRDQKDAA; via the coding sequence ATGGCTTTAAACCTTCAAGACAAAAAAGCAATTGTTGCTGAAGTCAACGAAGCTGCCAGTGGAGCCCTGTCTGCAGTAGTTGCTGATTCTCGCGGTGTTGCCGTTGACGCAATGACTTCTCTACGTAAACAAGCGCGCGAAGCGGGCGTTTACATGAAAGTTGTGCGTAACACACTGGCTCGCCGTGCAGTTGAAGGCACTGAGTATGAGTGTCTGCAAGACACTTTTGTTGGCCCAACTCTGATTGCGTTTTCTAACGAGCACCCAGGTGCCGCTGCGCGTCTTTTCAAAGACTTCGCAAAAGAAAACAAAGAGTTTGAGGTTAAATCTGCTGCATTCGAAGGCGCGATCACTGACCCAGAGGTACTGGCGACACTGCCAACGTACGACGAAGCAATTGCACGCCTAATGATGGGCTTGAAAGAAGCTTCTGCCGGCAAGCTGGTTCGTACTATCGCCGCTGTTCGCGATCAAAAAGACGCGGCCTAA
- the rplA gene encoding 50S ribosomal protein L1 encodes MAKMTKRMRVIREKVDVTKEYDINEAVALLKELATAKFVESVDVSVNLGIDARKSDQNVRGATVLPNGTGRDIRVAVFTQGANADAAKEAGADIVGMEDLAEQVKKGEMNFDVVVASPDAMRVVGQLGTILGPRGLMPNPKVGTVTPNVAEAVKNAKAGQVRYRNDKNGIVHTTIGKVDFDADSLKENLEALLVALKKAKPTSAKGTYIKKVSLSTTMGAGVSLDQNSLEASVN; translated from the coding sequence ATGGCTAAAATGACTAAGCGCATGCGCGTAATCCGCGAAAAAGTTGATGTGACCAAAGAGTACGACATCAACGAAGCCGTTGCTCTACTGAAGGAACTGGCGACTGCAAAATTCGTTGAAAGTGTTGATGTTTCTGTCAACCTTGGCATCGATGCTCGTAAATCAGACCAAAACGTTCGTGGCGCGACTGTACTGCCTAACGGTACAGGCCGTGACATCCGTGTTGCTGTGTTCACACAAGGTGCGAACGCTGACGCGGCGAAAGAAGCCGGTGCTGATATCGTAGGTATGGAAGATCTTGCTGAGCAAGTGAAGAAAGGCGAAATGAACTTTGACGTCGTCGTCGCTTCACCAGACGCAATGCGCGTTGTTGGTCAGCTAGGTACCATCCTAGGCCCACGTGGCCTGATGCCAAACCCGAAAGTGGGTACTGTAACCCCTAACGTTGCTGAAGCGGTTAAAAACGCGAAAGCAGGTCAGGTTCGTTACCGTAATGATAAGAACGGCATCGTTCATACCACTATCGGTAAAGTTGACTTTGACGCTGACAGCCTGAAAGAAAACCTGGAAGCGCTGTTGGTGGCACTGAAGAAGGCGAAGCCAACTTCAGCTAAAGGTACTTACATCAAGAAAGTTAGCCTTTCAACAACCATGGGTGCTGGCGTGTCTCTCGACCAGAACTCTTTGGAAGCAAGCGTTAACTAA
- the rplK gene encoding 50S ribosomal protein L11, with translation MAKKVEAYIKLQVAAGAANPSPPVGPALGQHGVNIMEFCKAFNAKTESIEKGLPTPVVITVYSDRSFTFVTKTPPAAILLKKAAGVKSGSGRPNTEKVGTVTDAQIQEIAETKAADMTGADIEAMKRSIAGTARSMGLNVEG, from the coding sequence ATGGCAAAGAAAGTAGAAGCTTACATCAAGCTGCAAGTTGCAGCGGGTGCAGCTAACCCATCGCCACCGGTTGGTCCTGCTCTGGGTCAACACGGTGTGAACATCATGGAGTTCTGTAAAGCGTTCAACGCAAAGACCGAATCTATCGAGAAAGGTCTGCCAACTCCTGTTGTTATCACTGTATACAGTGACCGTTCTTTCACCTTCGTAACCAAGACCCCGCCAGCTGCGATTCTTCTTAAGAAAGCTGCAGGCGTGAAATCTGGTTCAGGTCGTCCGAACACTGAAAAAGTGGGTACCGTGACTGACGCGCAGATCCAAGAGATCGCAGAAACCAAAGCGGCAGACATGACCGGTGCGGACATCGAAGCGATGAAACGCTCCATTGCGGGTACCGCCCGTTCAATGGGCCTGAACGTAGAGGGTTAA